In Crinalium epipsammum PCC 9333, the following are encoded in one genomic region:
- a CDS encoding alpha/beta fold hydrolase — MASSILERNNVQVLGEGSQTIIFAHGFGSDQTAWRHQVAAFAPNFRIVMFDHVGAGKSDFSAYSPRRYSSAHSYAEDLLDICNELKLKKTILVGHSVSGMVSLLAALVEPECFSQLIFVSASPRYLNDVGYIGGFEQADLDVLYAAMGSNYYAWASGFAPLVVGDPNQPELATEFANTLSAIRPDIAQAVARIIFQSDHRADLPKLKIPTVILQSNNDIAVPLEVGQYMKEHIPGSKLISLNAQGHLPHLSSPEEVTSAIASCIAV; from the coding sequence ATGGCAAGTAGCATTTTAGAACGTAATAATGTCCAAGTATTGGGTGAAGGCAGTCAGACTATCATCTTTGCACACGGTTTTGGCTCAGATCAAACCGCTTGGCGACATCAAGTAGCGGCGTTTGCGCCTAATTTTCGCATTGTCATGTTTGATCATGTAGGTGCAGGGAAATCAGATTTTTCTGCTTATAGTCCACGCCGTTACAGTAGCGCCCATAGCTATGCTGAAGATTTACTAGATATCTGCAATGAGTTGAAGCTGAAAAAAACAATTTTAGTTGGTCATTCTGTTAGTGGAATGGTAAGCTTGTTAGCTGCATTAGTAGAGCCAGAGTGCTTTAGTCAACTAATATTTGTTAGTGCATCTCCTCGTTATCTTAATGATGTGGGATATATTGGTGGGTTTGAGCAAGCTGACTTAGATGTACTTTACGCAGCAATGGGATCTAACTATTATGCTTGGGCAAGTGGATTTGCTCCTTTAGTAGTAGGCGATCCAAATCAACCTGAGTTAGCTACTGAATTTGCTAATACTCTCTCAGCTATTCGTCCCGATATTGCCCAGGCTGTTGCTCGGATAATTTTTCAGTCTGACCACCGCGCTGATTTACCAAAATTAAAAATACCTACTGTAATTTTACAGTCGAATAATGATATTGCCGTACCGCTTGAAGTAGGTCAGTATATGAAAGAGCATATACCTGGTAGTAAGTTAATCTCTCTTAATGCCCAAGGACATTTACCTCATTTAAGTTCGCCTGAAGAAGTTACCAGTGCGATCGCCTCATGTATCGCAGTTTAA